Proteins encoded by one window of Quadrisphaera setariae:
- a CDS encoding VOC family protein: protein MTVPSRISIVTLGVADLARATAFYEALGWRRRPESQPTISFFDNAGSMLALFEQGALAEDARLRPPSEPAQPGAFRGATYAINCDSDDDVLAVLAAAEAAGATTSKPAERSPFFDGLDGYFLDPDGHAWEVAHNPDLHGLPR, encoded by the coding sequence ATGACCGTGCCGTCCCGCATCTCCATCGTCACGCTGGGCGTGGCCGACCTCGCCCGCGCCACCGCCTTCTACGAGGCGCTCGGGTGGAGGCGCCGCCCCGAGTCGCAGCCGACCATCAGCTTCTTCGACAACGCCGGCTCGATGCTCGCGCTCTTCGAGCAGGGCGCGCTCGCGGAGGACGCCCGCCTGCGGCCGCCGTCGGAGCCCGCGCAGCCCGGGGCCTTCCGAGGCGCCACGTACGCCATCAACTGCGACTCCGACGACGACGTCCTCGCCGTCCTCGCCGCTGCGGAGGCCGCCGGCGCGACCACCAGCAAGCCGGCCGAGCGCAGTCCGTTCTTCGACGGCCTCGACGGGTACTTCCTCGACCCGGACGGCCACGCGTGGGAGGTCGCGCACAACCCCGACCTGCACGGCCTCCCTCGCTGA